The window AGAACAACGGACTACGACGTTGCCTGCTTCAGTGTTGCAATGAGGCGCTCCAGCCGGGCCATCGTCTCGGGGAGTTCAACCAGTTTAGCGCGTTGTTGCTCGATCACCGCAGCGGGGGCGTTGCTGACGAATCCAGCATTGCCGAGTTTGGCTTGCACGCCCGCGAGGAAGCCGCGTGTCTTCTGCAATTCTCCCGACAGCCGTTTGATCTCGGCCGGGATATCAACCAGCCCGTCGAGCGGCAGAAAGATCGTGCCGAGCTTGGCCAGCGAGCCGGGCATGGGCAGCGCATCGGTTGCGGACGAAATCTCCACCGTCTCGGCGCGGAGTAGCGCCAACAGAATGTCGCGGTCGCGCGTCAACCGTGCCGCAGTTGTGGCGTCCGCCGCCTGCACGATGAAACGCACCGGTTTGGCGGGTGAGATGCCGTAGTCCGCGCGCAGGGCTCGTCCGGCAGTGATGAGTTCGCGACGAGCCTCGACGTAGGCGGTCACGCCGTCGGACAGGCCGTAGGCGGCCACCGTCGCAGGCGGCAGCGGCCGTGGGAATGCCGCGCGCATGATGAATTCGCCAGCCGTTGCATACCCCATCTGGTGCCACAGCTCCTCGGTGAGGAATGGCATGTACGGGTGGAGCATCCGCAGGGACTTGGAAAACACGTGCGTGAGCACCCGCAGGACGGTCTCGCGACGGGCGGCGTTCTCGCCGTAGAGGTCGTTTTTGACCGACTCCAGATACCAATCGCACAGGCCGGTCCAGAGGAATTCGTAAATCAGACGCGCGCCGTCCTGGAAGCGGAACGCCTCCAGATGGGTCTCGATCAGGGTGAGGGTCGCGTCGCAGACGGCCAGCAGATGGCGGTCGTCGTCGGTGATCCACTCCGGGTCGACGCCGGGATCCTCGGCCTGCGCCAGCGCGCGCCAGTCGAGCGACGCCTTTTCCATGTGCAGCTTCATGAACCGAGCCGCATTCCAGATCTTGGTGCCGAAGTTGCGCCCGATTTCAAACTTCTCCATATTCACGTAGACGTCCTGTCCGGTCGCCGTTATCATCATCAGCGAGAAGCGGAGGGCGTCGGCGCTGGTGGCCCCGATGACCTCCAGGGGATCGAGCGAATTGCCGAGCGATTTGGACATCTTGCGGCCCTGGTCGTCACGCACCGTCCCATGGATGTAGACCTGTCGGAAGGGGACCTCGCCCATAAACTTGAGCCCGGCCATGACCATGCGCGCCACCCAGAAGAAGATGATCTCGCTGGCGGTCGCGAGGTCGTGCGTCGGGTAATAGAACTTCAGATCGGCGCTCGCGTGAGGCCAGCCGAAGGTGCTGAAGGGCCAGAGCCAGGAGGAGAACCACGTGTCGAGCACATCTTCATCCTGTGTGATCGCGCTCTCGGGTGCGTGGCATTTCGGGCATTTCAGCGGCGAGGACTTGGCGGCCCATTCGTGGCCGCACGTGCCGCAGGTGTAGACCGGGATGCGGTGGCCCCACCAGATCTGGCGCGAAATGCACCAGTCGCGGATGTTTTCCATCCACTCACTGTAGGTCTTGTCCCAGCGGTTGGGAATGAAGCGGACGCGACCATCCTGGAGCGCCGCCAGCGCCGGCTCTGCGAGCGGCTTCATCCGCACAAACCACTGTTTGGAGAGGCGCGGCTCGACCACGGTGTCGCAGCGGTAGCAATGGCCGACGGCGTGCGGGTGCGGCTCAGTCTTGACCAGCAGGCCCCGCGCTTCGAGATCGGCCACCACCTGTTTACGGCACACGAAACGGTCAAGCCCCTGATACGGGCCAGCCGCCTCATTCATGGTGGCGTCGCCGTTCATCACGTTGATCGCCGGCAGGGCGTGACGCTGCGCCACGAGAAAATCGTTGGGGTCATGCGCCGGGGTAATTTTCACCACGCCGGTGCCAAAGGCGGCATCGACGTAGTCATCCGCGACGACCGGAATCGGCCGGTTGAGCAGCGGCAGGATCACGGTCTTGCCGATCAGGTGAGCATAACGCGGATCGTTTGGATTCACCGCCAATGCCGTGTCCCCCAAGAGGGTCTCGGGGCGGGTCGTTGCGACGGTAACATGCTCATCCGAGTCGGCCACCGGGTAACGGATGTGCCAGAAACTTCCCTGAGTATCGACATGCTCGCTCTCTTCATCGGCCAAGGCCGTATGGCAGCGGGGGCACCAGTTGACGATATAGTTGCCGCGGTAGATGAGCCCTTCGTCATAGAGGCGGCAGAAGACCTCGAGGACGGCTTCGGAGAGGCCGGCGTCGAGGGTGAAACGCTCGCGCGACCAGTCGCACGAGGCCCCCAGTTTGCGGAGTTGCCGGACAATCGTGCCGCCGTACTCCTCGCGCCACGCCCAGACCCGTTCGATGAAGGGTTCGCGTCCGAGGTCATGCCGCGACGTTCCCTCCTTGCGCAGCGCTTTCTCGACCACGTTCTGGGTGGCAATACCGGCGTGGTCGGTGCCGGGCACCCACACCACGTTCCGTCCCTGCATCCGCCGCCAGCGGACGAGGATGTCTTGGATGGTGCAGTTCAGGGCATGCCCCATGTGGAGAATTCCGGTCACATTGGGCGGCGGTATGACGATCACGTAGGGATCGCCCGGCTGCGAGGCATCGGCGTGGAAACAGCCGCCCGATTCCCACAGAGGATACCACTTGGCTTCCACGGCTTGGGGGTCGTAATGCTTATCCATCTCGTTAGTTTCCGTTTCCGTCTGGCGTCTCGCCGCTGGCCGACTGCCGGGCGGCGTCTTCAAACAATTTGTATTCCACGCTGTCCACGAGCGCCTGCCAGGAGGCTTCAATGATGTTCTCCGATACGCCCACCGTCCCCCATTGCCGCTGGCCGTCGCCCGACTCGATCAAGACCCGCGTTTTGGCCGCAGTCGCCTGATGGGGATCGAGGATTCGCACGCGGTAATCGCTGAGCGTCACGTCAGTGATGCGCGGATAGAATCGGACCAGCGCCTGCGAAAGGGCCCGATTCAAGGCATCGACGGGGCCGTGCCCCTCGCCGGCCATCAGCTCAGTTTCGCCATTGACACGCAACTTGATCGTCGCCTCCGAAACACACGGATCGTCCTTGCCGCGCTTCTCGACGATGACGCGGAAGCCCTCCAACTCGAAAAAGGGCTGGTGGGTCTGCATGACCTTCTGAACCAGGATTTTGAATGAGCCGTCGGCCGACTCGAACGAATAGCCCGCGTTCTCCTTCCGCTTGATCTCGTCCAGAACGCGGCGCACGGCTTCCTTGTCATCGGCCAGCTCGGGAATGCCCACCTCGGCCGCTTTCATCAGCACGTTCGCCCCGCCCGATAACTCCGAGACCAGAATGCGCCGCTCGTTGCCAACCGCCTCGGGCTGGATGTGCTCGAAGGTTTGAGGATTTTTCTGCACGGCGTTGACGTGCGCCCCCCCTTTGTGACTGAACGCATTGCGTCCCACATAGGGCTGCTGGGAGTCACTGCGCCTGTTCACCAGATCGTCGGTCACGGCAGAGAAGGCTCGGAGCTTTCTGAGTTTTTCCAGACCGATGCAGTGATGCCCCATCTTGAGCTCCAGCGCCGGGATGATCGAGATCAGATTGGCGTTCCCCGTGCGCTCGCCATAGCCGTTGATCGTTCCCTGCACCTGGTTGGCGCCCGCGCGCACAGCCTCCAGCGAATTGGCAACCGCCAGCCCCCCGTCGTTGTGCACGTGGATGCCGACCTGGATGTCGGGAAACCGCGCTCGCACCTGCGCGGTGATCGCAAAAATCTCGTGCGGCAGGCATCCGCCGTTGGTGTCGCACAGCACGACGCCTCGCGCACCCTCGCGGACGGCCGCATCGAGACAGCTCAGGGCATAGGCCGGGTTGTCCTTGTAGCCATCAAAGAAATGCTCGCCGTCGAAAAAGACAGCCCGGCCTTGAGTCGTGAGAAAGCCGACGGTGTCGGCAATCATCTGCAGGTTGTTCGCCTCCGTCGTGCGCAGCACGTCGCGAACGTGCAGAATCCACGATTTTCCGAAGACCGTGCAGACTGCGGTTTCGGCCGCAAGCAGTCCCTGAAGCTGCGGGTCGGCCGCCGCGTCGATATCGACCCGGCGCGTGCTGCCAAAGCCGGCCACCACGGCGTGACTCAGGCGCTCCCGGCGGATGTCCTCAAAGAATTTGCGGTCGCGTGGATTGGAGCCGGCATAGCCGCCTTCAATGTAATCGACGCCCAAATCGTCCAGCAGGTGGGCGAACCGGATCTTGCCGCTGTCCGAAAACGAAACGTCCTCTCCTTGCGCGCCATCGCGCAGGGTCGTGTCGTAGAGATGGATTTTTGCCATGATCGCACCGTCTTAAGAGGTTTTGAAATAAGCGTCATAGAGCGCCCGCACCGCGCGGGCGCGGTCGGCCGAACGGACGCCGAACATCATGCTGATCTCAGACGCGCCCTGATTGAGCATCTCGATGTTCACGTGCGCCGCCGCGAGGGCTTGGGTGGCCCGGGCCGCCATGCCGACCGTGTACTGCATCCCTTCGCCCACGACCATGATGATCGCATGCTCCCGCTCGACCAGCACATGATCGGGGGCGAGATCGGCGTGAATCCGCTCCACCACCCGCTGCTCAACCGCCGCCGTGAATTTCGCCTCGCGGATGACGACCGAGATGTTGTCAATGCCGGTGGGCATGTGTTCCCACGACAGCCCCTCATCCTCGAGGATCTGCATCAGTCGGCGCCCAAAGCCGACCTCGCGGTTCATCATGTACTTGTCAATATAGATTTGGACAAATCCGTCGTCGCTGGCGATTCCCACCACGGCGCAGGCGTCGTATTCCCGCTTGGGAACCACCATCGTTCCCGGCAGTCCCGGCCTGTTGGTGTTGCGGATGTTGACGGGGATGCCGGCTCGGATCGCGGGCAAGACCGCCTCGTCGTGAAAGACGCCAAATCCGGCATAGGCCAGCTCGCGCATTTCTCGGAAGGTCATCGCCGTGATGCCATGCTTGACCTCCGGCACGAGGCGTGGATCGACCGGATAGACGGAGTCCACGTCGGTAAAGTTTTCGTACACATCCGCGGGTATCGCGGCGGCCAGAATCGCCCCGGTGATGTCGGAGCCGCCACGCGGGAACGTTGCCACGTCACCGCCGCGGGTGTAGCCAAAAAAGCCAGGGAATATGGCAATGCCACGAATCTGCGTGAGGTGGGCCTGAAGCAGCGGGTAGGATTCGGGCAGCAACTGGGCGTTGCCAAACTCGTCGGTCAGCAGCATCCCCGCCTCCTGGGGGTCGATATACACGGCATTCGCACCGCGCGCGCGGAGAGCGGCGGCGACAAGTCTGGCGCTGTTGTCCTCTCCCGCCGCCTTGAGGCTGTCGGTGAACTTCCCCGCGTGGCGGGTCGGCCCCGCCGCGCGCCGCCGCAGATCGGCGTCAATTTCGGTGATCAGCCCGGGGGGGAGCGCGAGATCACGCTGGATCTCGGCATAACGGGCGACGACCGCCTGAACCTCTGCGGCGCAGGATTGGCCCGCCAGCGTCTGGTTCGCGCACTGGATCAACAGGTCGGTCACCTTGGTGTCGGCCTTGTTCCGCTTGCCCGGCGCCGAGACCACGACCACCGTGCGATCAGGATCGGCCAGCACAATGTCGCACACTTTGCGTACTTGTTCCGCATCTGCCAATGAAGACCCGCCGAATTTGCATACCTTGATCATAACGACTCCAACATCTCCTGTTTTAGTCCAACATCCTGAGCTTGACCGGATCCTCGCCGACGATACCCGTCGCCCGAATCTCAGCCAGCGCCGCATCCACGTCCGCCTCGCGCGCCAGATGGGTCAGCGCGACGACCGGAACAAAGCCGCCTTCCTGATCATCCGCTCCGCCTTTCTGGCTCACGGCATGGATGCTCACCCCGTGCTTGCCGAGGATGGTGGTGAACTGGCCGAGCGTTCCCGCGCGATCCACCACCATCAGCCGCAGGTAATAGCGCGAGTGAATGGCGCTCAGCGCGCGCACCCGCAGCGGCTCGGAGGAGAGCCTGGCGATGCCGCGGCTGTGGCGCGGGCTGCCGGCCAGCAGATTGCGGGCCACGTCGCCGATGTCGCCAATCACCGTGCTGGCGGTGGGCTCACGCCCCGCGCCGCGCCCGTAATACAGGGTGTCGCCCGCAAAATCGCCCCGAACCATGACCGCGTTGAACGCATGACTCACCGAGGCGAGCATGTGGTCACGTGTCACCAGCGTCGGATGAACCCGCACCTCAATCTCGGCACCATCCCGCCGGATCACAGCCAGGAGTTTGATGCGATAGCCCAGTTCGCGGGCAAATTGCACGTCGACGCCCGCCAGACTGCGAATGCCCTCGACGGCGGCCACGCTCATCGGCACCTGGAAGCCGTAGGCCAGAGATGCCAGAATCACCGCCTTGTGCGCCGTATCAAAGCCGTCAATATCCAGACTGGGGTTGGACTCGGCGTACCCTGCTGTCTGGGCGGCCTTGAGCGCCTCGTCGAAGGGGATGCTTTCGTTCTCCATCCGGGTGAGAATATAATTGCAGGTGCCGTTGAGGATGCCAAACAGGCTCTGGATCGAATTGCCGACCAGACCCTCGCGCAACACGCGGACAATCGGGATGCCGCCGCCCACGCTTGCGCCGAAATAGAGATCGACGCCCGCAGTCTCAGCCAGGGAGAAGATCTCCTCGCCATATTCGGCGAGCAGCTTTTTGTTTGCCGTGACGACCGCTTTGCCCGCCTTAAGCGCCTCGATGACCAGCGTCCGGGCAATGCCCGTGCCGCCGATCAGCTCGACGACGATATCCACCGAAGGGTCGTTGATCACTGCCCGCGCGTCGGTTGTCAGAATGGCCGGGTCAACGGCCACGCCGCGATCGCGCGCCAGATCGACATCCGCGATCCGGCGGGCCACGATATCGGCACCGATGCGATGAGCCAGCAGCTCGCGGTTTCGCTGCAACCCGTCTACCACTCCGGCACCGACCGTGCCGAAGCCAACGATGCCCACCCCAATTTGCTTCATATCCCGACTCACTTTCACTGCAACGCATAACCGTGTTATGTCAAAACGAAACATTACAATAAAAAGGACGAAGTATCAATCTTGTTGTGCATGTCGCTCTGGACAGGAATACCCGTTTCTGGCATGCTCTCTGAAATCACAGCCCCAGCTCAGTCCGGGCTTGCGTTCGTCTGATGTCGGTTGGTGGCACCCAACAGAGGAAACACATGCTATGCATATGGCCGATGCGTCTCTTTCACCAGCAGTTGGCGGAGCCCTGTGGGCGGTGAGCGCCGGGTTGCTCGCGCACTGCGCGCGCCGGGTCAGGCAAACCCTTGACGACACGCAGGTTCCGTTGATGGGCGTGATCGGCGCGTTTATCTTCACCGCCCAGATGATCAACTTTTCGATCCCGGCCACTGGATCGAGCGGGCATCTGGGCGGCGGCCTGATTCTGGCGATCCTTCTCGGGCCGCATGCGGCGTTCGTCACCCTGGCGTCGGTGCTGACTGTCCAGGCGCTGTTCTTCGCCGACGGCGGCCTGCTGGCACTCGGTTGTAACATCTTCAACCTGGGATTCTTTCCAGCGTTTGTCGCGTACCCGCTGATCTTCAGACCGATCCTGGGGCAGGCGAGGGGCGGCGTCCGGCTGTGGGCAGGGTCGGTGCTGGCGGCGGTCATTGGCCTGCAACTGGGTGCGTTTGGCGTCGTGCTGGAGACGACCCTGTCGGGACTGTCCGATCTTCCGTTTCGCTCGTTTGTGCTGCTGATGCAGCCGATTCACTTGGCCATTGGGGTTGCTGAGGGAGTGGCTACGGTGGCGGTGGTGTCCGTTGTTCAGCGAACCCGGCCGGCGTCACTGGCGGTCACGAAGGCGAGTCCGCTCGTGGCTCTCAACACAGGTCGCGCTGTGGCCGGCTTTCTCATCGCCGCTGTTGTGATCGGCGGCGGCATGAGTTGGTTCGCGTCGACGCGTCCTGATGGTCTCGAATGGGCGATGGACAAGATCCGGGGGAGCGAGGCGCCCGCACGCCTGAACGAGGGGGTCCATATGCGTCTGGCGAATGTTCAGGAGCGGATCGCGTTTCTGCCCGACTACGATTTTCCGGCGCATCCGACGGCCGCCGCCTCCGAGCCCGCGCGCTGGCCCTTGGTCAGCGCAGGCACGACGGTATCCGGTCTCGTGGGAGGACTGATCGTGCTGGTCTTGGCGGGATTGGCGGGATATGGGCTGCGTAGACGGCAGACGGCGGTTTAAGCGAATCGTGCGTGGAGTGGGGCACACATGGGATTTGGACATGATGCGGATGTCGGACGAATGGACGAACTCGGGCGTCTGGACTCGCCCGTTCACCGGCTTGACGCGCGTGTGAAGGCGTTGAGCACGATCGCTTTTCTGGTGACGGTGATGTCTTTCCCCAAGTATGAGGTGTCGGCGCTGCTGCCATTCGTCCTGTATCCCGTGACGCTCATGGCTGTGGGAGGAATCCCCCCCAGTTGCCTGTTCAGGAAGCTGCTGGTGGCCGCGCCCTTCGCGCTGGCCGTCGGCATCTTCAACCCCCTGCTCGACCGGCAGTCAGTCGCGATTCTTGGCGCACACACCCTTTCCGGCGGCTGGCTGTCTCTGGCTTCCATCGCCGTGCGCTTCATATTGACAGTCAGTACGGCGCTGACCTTAGTCGCCTGCACGGGCATCCACCGGCTCTGCGCCGGGCTGGAACAACTGGGAGCCCCACAGGTCTTCACGATCCAGTTGGAATTGCTGTACCGCTATCTCTTCGTCATCGTCGGGGAGGGCGCGCGCATGAGGCGCGCCGCCGAGCTGCGGTCTGCGGGCCGTGGCGCGCTCCGGTTGCGCACCGTTGGCCCACTCGTTGGCAATCTGCTTCTCAGGGCGATGGACCGCGCGCAGCGGGTCTATCAGGCGATGAACGCACGCGGTTTCGACGGGCGGGTGCGTGTGTTAGGCACCACCGCGTTACGCGCCGGTGATTTGGCCTTCCTGGCCGGGTGGATCGCATTCTTTGCCGTCGCCAGGAGCGTGAACATCGCGCGTGGGCTGGGGGCTTTCGTAACGGGGAATGGTCTGTGAGTCATCCTCCCATCATTGAAGTCCGCGACCTCGGCTTCGCCTATCCCTGCGGTGCAGAGGCGTTGCGCGGCGTGTCATTCCAAATCGCTCCGGGCGAAGCGGTCGGCCTCATCGGCTGCAACGGCGCCGGTAAGTCGACGCTGCTGCTGCATCTGAACGGATGCCTGGCCCCGACGCGGGGCGAGGTGCGGATCGGCGATGAACGGGTGACGCGACAGACCGTGGCGGCAGCTCGGAAAGCGGTGGGACTCGTTTTTCAGGACCCTGACGACCAGCTTTTTATGCCCACGGTTTTCGAGGATGTGGCTTTTGGCCCCCTGAATCAGGGACTTTCGGATGACGCCGCCGGAATGCGCGTCACGGCCGCGCTGGAGCGCGTGGGAATGGCACACCTGCATGCCCGCCCGCCGCACAAACTATCGGCAGGAGAGAAACGGGCCGTGGCCATTGCCACTGTGCTGGCCATGGATCCGGACATTTTGGTGATGGACGAGCCGTCATCCAACCTCGATCCGCGTGCCCGCCGCCGACTGATCCGATGGCTTCAGGGCTTTGCGCATACCCGCATCATCGCCACACACGATCTGGAATTGGTCGTTGAGGTCTGCACCCGCGTGCTCGTGATGGATGCCGGCCGGATCGTGGCAGAAGGGCCGACCGATGATGTGTTAAACGATGAGACGCTCATGCTGGCGCACGGCCTCGAACGCCCGCATAGCCTGCACCATCACCATCCGCATGAAAACGTTTCGCCGACTGGATCACGCCGTTTGTGATTTGACAAGTCAGCAGGCATGGAATATGCTCTTAAGGAAAAGCAGAATCAGCAGGTTCGTGTGTTCGCTGCTGACGCCTCGAAAAGGGGCAAAAGGGATCGGCTTCGCGTCAATTAAGGAGAACCGGACTTATGGCCAACGAGAAACAAAACGCGGATTTGGTGGCAATTGAGCGGTGTAAGGGTGCCTACGAAAGTATACGGCAGGAGGTGGGAAAGGTCATTGTGGGACAGAAAGACGTGGTGGATGATGTCCTGATGGCCCTGTTCTGCAACGCGCATATTCTGCTGGTCGGCGTTCCCGGGTTGGCCAAGACGCTGCTGATTGCGACCCTAGGCAAGGTCTTGCAGTTGGATTTCAAACGGGTCCAGTTCACCCCCGATCTGCTCCCCGGGGACATCACAGGGTCGATCGTGGTGGATGAAATACCGGGAACGGGGCGGCACGAGTTCCGCTTTGTGGAGGGGCCGGTGTTCACGAACCTGCTGCTGGCGGACGAAATCAACCGCACGCCGCCGAAGACCCAGGCGGCGCTGCTCCAGGCCATGCAGGAGCGGGAAGTGACCACGGGGCGCGAGACGCGTCCGTTGCCGCGTCCGTTTCTGGTGATGGCGACGCAGAACCCGCTGGAGCAGGAGGGAACCTACCCGCTGCCCGAGGCGCAGCTTGACCGGTTCATGTTCAACACGTTTGTGGATTACCCCAGCAACGCCGAATTGGTGAAAATCGTCCAGCAGACGACAGGCGAGCAGGCGCCAGTGGCTGGCGGCGTGCTGACAGGCGAAGAGATCATTGGTATCCAGAACATTGTGCGCCGGATACCGGTCGCCCAGCCGGTGGTGGAGTATGCCGTGCGGCTGAGCGCGGCCTCCCGGCCGAAGGATCCCTCGGCGCCCGACTTCGTGAAGAAGTATCTCAACTGGGGCAGTGGGCCGCGCGCCGCGCAGTATCTCGTGCTCGGCGCCAAGGCAAACGCCGTCTTACACGGCAACACGCATGCGTCGATCGAGGATGTGCGGCGTGTGGCCACGAGCGTCTTGCGTCATCGCGTGGCGTTGAACTTCAACGCCATGGCCGACAAGCTGACGGATGTGGAGATCGTGGCCCGGTTGCTCAAGGAAGTGCCGGCCGAAGGATGAAGGCGGTTTCAGGGTTCAGGAGCCTGCATGGGAACCTGAACCTGAACCCCTGAATCCGGATTCCGAACCCTGTCTGAACCCCGAACCCCGAACCCTGAACGATGTCAAACGGGAACAACAGTCTGACGATAGATCCGCGCCTGCTGGAGCAATTGAAAGGGATCGAGCTGAAATCCCGTTTCTTGGTGCGCGGATTCTACGAGAACCGCCACCGCACCCGGGATTTCGGCGCATCCAACGAATTCATCGAGCACAAGGACTACCAGCGGGGCGATGAGATCCGCCGCATCGATTGGCGTGTCTTTGCCCGCACCCGCCGTCTCTACGTCAAGCGCTTCGAGATGGAAGCCAACATGCGCGTCCACTTCATCCTGGACACGTCCGACTCCATGCGCGTGCCGGCTGAAGGGGGGCGCCCCACCAAGCTGGAGCTTGCCGCGACCATCACCGGCGCGCTGGCCATGATGGCGGTGTCGCAGCAGGATTCAGCGGGATTGTTTTGCATTGGCGACATGATCGATGAGGCCATTCCCGCGCGGCAGGGCATGCGGCATCTGGCGTTGCTTTTTCAGCACTTGGGGGTGCCGCGCGGTCAGGGCGGCGGGAAATTTGGAGAGATAGCCTGGACCACCTTGCAGCAAATCGGGCGGCGGGGGGTCACGTTTGTTCTAACCGATGCGCTGGATCCGCTCGATCCGCTTATTGAAACCTTGAAGGGTCTCATGGTGCGTGAACAGGATGTGACCCTGATCCAGGTGCTTGACGAGGCGGAGCTGACGTTCCCGTTCGACAAGATGACCGAGTTCCGTCATCCCGAAACGGGGCGGCGTATCATGGGTGATCCGCAGGCGCTCCGGGATCGGTATCTCGCGCGAATCACGGCACATGTGGAGAAAGTCCGCCTGTTTTGCAT is drawn from Lentisphaerota bacterium and contains these coding sequences:
- a CDS encoding DUF58 domain-containing protein; its protein translation is MSNGNNSLTIDPRLLEQLKGIELKSRFLVRGFYENRHRTRDFGASNEFIEHKDYQRGDEIRRIDWRVFARTRRLYVKRFEMEANMRVHFILDTSDSMRVPAEGGRPTKLELAATITGALAMMAVSQQDSAGLFCIGDMIDEAIPARQGMRHLALLFQHLGVPRGQGGGKFGEIAWTTLQQIGRRGVTFVLTDALDPLDPLIETLKGLMVREQDVTLIQVLDEAELTFPFDKMTEFRHPETGRRIMGDPQALRDRYLARITAHVEKVRLFCIQHGVDYLRLHTGDDLAALLSSHFVQRLVRRNSAC